A window of the Brassica oleracea var. oleracea cultivar TO1000 chromosome C1, BOL, whole genome shotgun sequence genome harbors these coding sequences:
- the LOC106342576 gene encoding protein YIPF1 homolog, which produces MMTGGNYTTIDSQKVSGSVPSVPDPGHTTVKFAESNLQTFPPSATQGKISGGSNPPRDADDTFSGPGSSSDEPQSGGWLHKFTVGAYKPFFDVDTSDVVDRLKESLFPFRGTFTEKTADKPDLYGPFWICTTLIFVAASIGTFVTYVAHKWKKQEWNYDINLVTWSAGVFYGYVTLVPLALYVVLKYFSAPSGLVQLFCLYGYSLFIFIPALCLSVVPVEIFRWVIAGVAGFMSATFVALNLKAHINSAGDRSILIIASIFLLQLGLAVVLKLYLFTVTV; this is translated from the exons ATGATGACCGGCGGGAACTACACGACTATCGACAGCCAGAAAGTCTCTGGATCTGTACCT TCCGTTCCAGATCCAGGCCACACCACCGTCAAATTCGCAG AATCAAATCTTCAAACCTTTCCTCCATCTGCTACTCAGGGCAAGATCTCTGGTGGGAGTAATCCTCCTCGAGATGCTGATG ATACATTTTCTGGACCTGGTAGTAGTTCAGATGAACCTCAGTCTGGTGGATGGCTCCATAAGTTCACTGTTGGTGCTTACAAGCCGTTCTTCGATGTCGACACTTCGGATGTTGTGGACAGACTCAAGGAGTCTCTCTTCCCGTTCCGCGGAACGTTTACAGAGAAGACTGCTGATAAGCCTGACTT GTATGGTCCGTTTTGGATATGCACGACTTTGATATTCGTGGCGGCGTCTATCGGCACGTTTGTCACGTACGTAGCGCATAAATGGAAGAAACAAGAGTGGAACTACGATATCAATCTGGTGACTTGGTCCGCTGGTGTTTTCTATGGCTATGTCACGCTGGTTCCTCTCGCGTTATATGTGGTTCTCAAGTACTTCTCTGCACCTTCGGGGCTGGTGCAACTCTTCTGTCTCTACGGCTATTCCCTGTTCATCTTCATCCCTGCACTG TGCCTCTCTGTGGTGCCAGTGGAGATCTTCAGATGGGTCATTGCGGGTGTAGCAGGGTTCATGTCTGCAACATTTGTGGCTTTGAACCTCAAAGCGCATATCAATTCCGCTGGGGATAGATCGATCCTGATAATCGCAAGCATCTTTCTTTTGCAGCTGGGGCTTGCGGTTGTGCTGAAGCTCTATCTGTTCACAGTCACAGTATGA